The DNA window AGCTCGCAAAAGCTGTTCACAAGCATACCATAGCTGTTATCAGTTGCTGTTTTACACTCGAGAATGAAGTCTAAATCAGGTCCAGTTGGATCACGCTTGTTGAATGGGTGATCAAACTCGTTTCTCCTAGCTCTGATCCAGGGGAAGCTGGTGACTGTGAATGACTCGTCACCAGATTCATGTAAAGATAGTAAGCCATTCTCCATCACATCCTCGACAAGCGCCATGGTGTAGAAACTCATACAGTAAAAACTCAGCCGCGGGATCCCGAATTTGGACGCTGCTCCTAGCGTCCAACCAAAGAACATATCTGATATAATGCAGTTTACTTTCGGGATAATGGCATGAATCGCTTCCTCGAAGAAGGGCTGCATCAGTTTTGTGCCGTTCACAAAGGGAATAAACAGCGACATCGAAGGGAGTTTATCGGTGCTCTCGATTCCCGGTGGAATCCCGGGTATATTTTCAGGGAAATCGAGATCAAGAATTGAGACATCGGCGCCGGAGAGGGACTGAGCAATGAAGGGATGGTTCGCCGGAGTAGTGAGGAGAGTAACATGCACGCCCCGACCGAGGAGGAGGCGGGCTAGCTGGAGGAATGGAATTATGTGGCCTTTTGACATGAACGGAAACAGAAGTAGATGAAGCTTGGAACTTGAAGAAGAGAGGTTAGACATGTCTTCCTTTCCTTTGTCGCACATTTTCTTGATTACGTTAAATAGACGGAAAATGTTGATAGTTAAGAACGTATATTtacaaataattttataatttcaaatttatttgtAACTTAATTTGTAATCTCATTATATGAATTGACtgatatattttaaacaattcacataatattatataaaattacaGGTTAATTTCTTGAGTTGTTCACCAACAAATATCATAGTACTTTTTTTGTCATATATGGAAAAAGTAAAGATGATATGAATAAATGTATATGTTTTGAAATGACTTTAATTATTGGGCAGCCTGCATGGTAAACATGTAATAGTTTAGCAGCACGCTTGTTTGGTTAATATGTAAGCCACGTTATTATGTTCTAACACTATCAACttcataataaattaaaaatttgtgTTGCCATTAATGACAATGAGACAATGATTCGATATGTTAATTTTTGTTTTGGATATGTTTGAGTTAATAATGAAGTTATTTCAATTCTATCTATAATGTATCAGAACAAAAGcgttaatttttaattgttatatAAATTGTATGTCGTGTTTATCATAACTCAAAAATTCAGGTGTTTTATCAAGATTTAATATGTGCTTGGAGAGCCTCCatgaattaaaaaatatttatcgagATTTGTTCTTCTTACCCGACGAGATCACGAGAAAAAAAGATTTTTAATTCTTATCGAGACGAAGATTATGTAAGAAGGTTATGTGACAAGTCCTTACCCGATCCCATACATGGTTCATTCTTTTAAGATTTCTCAGTAAAGCTTTATATAATAGCTATTGATGCACACATGTTGTATGGATCTAATATTTATCTGtataataatcataatataatatactctataattatgttaattattaaataGTTTGTATCACTGAGTTACGATTGAAAAATTAGAGGGAAAAAGGGGTCGGTTGAATAGAGAAAAGTAGGGAGAGAGAAATCGTGGAAGTTATAAAGGTattagagtgggtctcatgtgagaccgtatcacggatcttaatctgtgagacgggtcaatcctactcatattcataataaaaagtaatactcttagcataaaaagtaatactttttcatggatgacccatataagatatctgtctcacacaTATGTCCcgtgagactgtttcacacaagtttttgccaaggtATTAatggaaatttgaaaatatcttCGCCAACCACAAGTTGATAATGGGATTTTGAAAAAATCGTCGCGCACCATACAAATGGATCCTAGGAAAGACTTTTGTCGAATTTGTTCACACGAGGCTCGATTcgacataaaaataaataaataaaattagccTTTGTGGACCATTGTATCTGCATGCGATGCGGTATTACCAATATTACCCTCGTTCATCGAACTTTCCTTTTGGTATTTACCCCATTCATCGAACTATCCGTTTTCACCATGTAGCCTAGTTAAGTAATTAACCTCTCATTAATAAATACTAATATTGATGTAGTTTTtctaaagatttcaaacttaattaTATAGTATAGATTTACCGACATAATTAGTAATTATCCACCTTTGTcctaatttttaattatctttaaaattttaagttatgtGAACTTGGACAATTCTCCGTGAACTTATCATTTCTATTTGTGACTTTGCAATTTTGATAAATTATATTGTCAAAATTGAAATCAGAGTCTTGTATATTTCAATTTCTgaccattttatttttttaatcgaGTATGTTGATGTGACATTTCACATTAACATCACATGAGCGCCACATAGGAAAAACGATCAAAATTGGAgggaaaaaaaacaaagaaacagaccaaaactgaaatttaaaatataaatatcaaaattataaaaaGGTAAATATATAAAGTCAAAATTGTAAATTTTTCCTTTAATTATAAAGGAAGCGATCTCGTGAAAGTGCTTATTCATTTTTTAAGAAATTGAAAACCACCATCATCTTTCATTTCACGTCCCTATTTATATTAGTTCTTTCGTGTGACAACGGCAAAAACGAAGCCTCGTTTTATGTACTCTCATattataaacaattataatataaatGTTGAACTTATCAAAACTAAagaactaaaataataaaaatttaataacaatattttattattctAAATTTATAGCCATCTAAGTAATTTATCTCGTGTTTGTTATATGTCAAACCAACTagcatcaatatcatcaattaGCTCATATTTagttataatatataattaccTTTATGATTCAATATAATACTCAATTGAaatcaaatataattattaCATTTACCATATTCTTTTTACATCTAACTAGCTAGAGCATTAGTGATTCTAAACCTTGGCTTCCCTTTTAAATTTTCTCCAAATATAATGTTACAAATACGGATGACAGAGTTCTTGTTACCTTCAGTCTACGTTTGGTTGGAagaattaaataaactaataattaatatgtaaatgataaagaaagtGATTGTGGTAGAAATGTAATATATGATGTAAAATAgtattatgtttggtatgatttttaagtatgagataattttgaattttttgataaaaTGACGAAATTGCCTTTTTTTTCTTAACTCCGGCGACGGCCCGGTCCAGAGGTCGGCCGGAATCGGCTGGCGATGGTCGGACGGAATCGGTGGCGACGGTCGGCGGCGGCGACAGCGACGGTCGGCGGTGGGCGGTCGGTGGAAGGAAGTGGTGGGGAGTTTGGATTTAGGAGAAAGgaaaaattagaaaaatatGATAGATTAAGAGTGTGATAAATAATCTtagggggtgaggaggtattattttaacctacttaatataacctaatcattcataagAGGGATTGACctgattaaataaaaaatgtacCAAACGAGTGATTAGGTAGgttcaaaaaaaataaacctACCTAAACCTATCAACCAAACCAAACGCAGcttaagattattatttttaggGTAGATGTAATGACTAACGTTATCCCAATATTTTTGGTCAACcatgtgtgtatatatttgGACAATTTACAATAATTGGATGTGCAGTAGGAGTATCATAATTACCTCCACTGTAGCTAGCGTCTATGTACATTGATGGTAAAATCAAGAATTCATGTATGTATTATGATTCTATGAATGGAATTAGCTAGGCATGTAGTCCCAAGCAACCTGATCGTCCATTGAGTAGTTTACACAACAGTCATTGTATAGTATGGAAGAAGGCAATGGCAAAGAATCAAGGAACTGAAAATCGAATAATTCAGAGAGCGGTTCAGGAATATCGTTTTGCTGTTGCACTTGCAATTTTATTGGATCATAATCTTGATCTGCTGCCTGTTTATGAAATGGCAACTCGACGTTAGTGGCGCTATGTTGATGATCCCAATCATCAGCATTAATGTTGTGGTCAAGATTTAGGATTCCAAAGGCTTGGGCTGATGAGGAGTAGTATAACATACAGTCAGAAGTAGTAGCAGTAGGAGCAgtaacagcagcagcagcagtagcACCGACATTACATGAGATGAGCGGGGTGCAGCTTGATGGGTGGGGCTGCTCATTTGATAATGTAAATCTTGCTGTAGAAGCAGTATCCTTTGTGAAGTTACAGCACGAGCTTCGCGTTTTGTGATCGGAATAACTGTTGTAAGGTTGTTGAGGATATTGGCTTTTATTATTAGCAGTACTAGAATTAGAAGAAAACGAGAGGAGATTGTGAGTGTTGGGATCGAAGCCTCGAGCAATGAGCTTTTTCTTGATGCAAGAATTCCAGAAATTCTTGACTTCGTTATCGGTCCTTCCGGGCAAGTGCTTTGCTATTTGAGCCCATCTGTTGCCTAAGATCCTGTGCACATCTATGATTGTCGTCTCCTCAAGCTCTGTGAAGGATCCTCTCTTGAGGTCTGGTCTCAGGTAATTTATCCACCTCAATCtgcaacttttcccacaccttTGCAACCCTGCAGAATTTAAACATGTCGACGTCTATTTTCAATCTTCCATACTATCAAAATTGTTTCTTAGTGTCGTATCATTCAATTTTGTGTGTGATTTTAGTCATATTTTTCCTTGCGAGTAAGAAAAAAAGTTGCAAGGATGAAAAATTAAACTGAATTTTTGACAACATTGGAGAACAAAATTAAATTGCAAGGAGTCAATGCTAAAACCACAATTCTCCACAAATTAATGGCTGATACAATACCCGCTAATTTCGGAATCGAACTCCAGCAAGCGTGGCCGTGTTTAGCGATATGCATGACGAGCTTTTCGTCCTCTTCGGGGGACCATAACCCCCTCTTGACTCTCTGCTTGTTGCAACACTGATGAGCCATTCCTCCAGTTCTACTCCGACATGTACAGCTGATCATTCAAAGGCATGACCATCACATAATTTTTATgacaatatatatatgtacaactAATCCATGCTTTATTGCTGGCTGGCTGGCTGGCTAATATTGCCCATCACGCCTTgatacagaaatgttggcaatATGGTAAAGTGTAAGTAATTCCATAATCTAATGTTTTGTATAGCAAATgaacaactaaatatccaaaTATGGTGATGGTGCATATGTTTTATTTACTTATGCTACACTCATTACTGCAGGCCCCCCTTATTTTGAGTATGTTACTTGACAAGATAAAATGAATTCTGGGTTGGAATCAGACTAATCTAATGAGATATTGGATTGGACCGGATTGGGAGTGTTACCCGCTAAACTGCAACGAATCCTGGTAATTTACCAAGTCTGGTCAGGTAACTTGCGCATATTTTattcatattattattttacaacAACTAGTCGGTGTATCATAAAagacaaataattattaattaaagtaTTATGAGTGAAGCGAGCTTGTAAAAGTGATTATTCATTTTTATAAGAAACCCACACCACAGCTCATTCAACTCACAAAACCCAAGTCCAATAACACCTTTCATTTCACGTCAccatttgttttatttctttCTTGTGCCAATTGAAAAAAGAGGAAACTTCAAATTATGTACTCATCTCATTCTCTACctacaaaatcaataatataatttaagttGACACTTAAGGGAGTGTCTAAGTTGATGGAGCAAGTGAACGTTTGATCAGTGGTCATGAAATATCCGATTTCTTCTACCAATACAGCATGTCGTACATACGAGATTTTCCTGGTATGGTTCACTTGACCAGCGTGATTTGCAAGCTACCGTATCAGCCCTGAGTTTTACCCATTGAAAACTGAATGATAGTTGTTGCGGGTTCCATCgtcttaaaaaaaatataatttaagttCTAATATTGATTATTATTACTGAGGAAACATATTGGAAAAACCATTAATTGTACCTGGACAATTTTTAGgtttaaaaagaatttaaagAATTGCCTCCCTCAAACAACAAAGTTTTTCTATtaataagatatatatatatatatatatatatatatatatatatatatatatatatattttatttaaaaatgtagaatataaataacatataatattcaaaatatgtgtaatataataaaaaaaattacaaaaatattctAAATAATCACCTATTTATCAGACGTTGTGCCATTTTGGAAGCAAAGACATTAACTATTGGAGCAAATATGGTGTATTTTATTCTAAAAAGATATATCGTGTATttcgttatttatttattatatattcatAATTTGTCTCAAACAAATACCATACGAAATGCACCTTTAACAGTTGCAAGCTTATGGTTGCCATATAAATATCGTGCACACCCCAAGCCCAAGCTCAAGCCCAAGCCCAAGCCTAAGCCCAAGCATATAGTCATGCTCAAGCCCAATATAATATAATGCTGATTGCTGCTTTCTGCTATTTAATTTCCAGTATTGAGAAAGGTTAATTGTTGGAAAAATATTTACTATTTCCGACCGATTTTGTCGATGTCTTATAGTCTATTTGATACCAAGATTTTAAGTTTAGAACGAAGTCTATGGTTCGAGACCCAATCATAACAATTCACCTCTCCAAc is part of the Primulina eburnea isolate SZY01 chromosome 1, ASM2296580v1, whole genome shotgun sequence genome and encodes:
- the LOC140810274 gene encoding uncharacterized protein; protein product: MISCTCRSRTGGMAHQCCNKQRVKRGLWSPEEDEKLVMHIAKHGHACWSSIPKLAGLQRCGKSCRLRWINYLRPDLKRGSFTELEETTIIDVHRILGNRWAQIAKHLPGRTDNEVKNFWNSCIKKKLIARGFDPNTHNLLSFSSNSSTANNKSQYPQQPYNSYSDHKTRSSCCNFTKDTASTARFTLSNEQPHPSSCTPLISCNVGATAAAAVTAPTATTSDCMLYYSSSAQAFGILNLDHNINADDWDHQHSATNVELPFHKQAADQDYDPIKLQVQQQNDIPEPLSELFDFQFLDSLPLPSSILYNDCCVNYSMDDQVAWDYMPS